From the genome of Cydia pomonella isolate Wapato2018A chromosome 1, ilCydPomo1, whole genome shotgun sequence:
GTAACCTCATATTAGTTGGATTTTGTACGCTGGATGGCTGCAATTGAGCGGAAGATAATATTTGGGGCGCTTGTTGCATCGGCGGAGCGGAAGGTTGCAGCGTGGTTGAGGAGGACTGCGGCGGCAAAGCATTAAAAACATATGGAGATTGTGAAGACACGGCACTGGAGCACCGTGGCGCAAAACGAATAAAAAGAGGTGACTTTGCTATAAACCCAACATTATCATCTGTCTGTTGGCTGGCCACTTGGCTTACAGCAGTGTACGATAGGTCACTGTTCGGTGAAGCATTGGTCAAGTTAAAAAGCGCAGTGTCATGACTGAGAGTCCCAACAATTGGATCAGACGTATTTTCACTATTAATTATTGAAAACGTAGGCAAGGGTCCATCATACGCCGGGTTTCTCATAAACGTAATGCTCGTTATCGTGCCGCTACCAGGATATATGGCGCTGATGTTTAAATTGATTTGATCTAAATCTTTGTCAGTCGTCACTTCTAAATTGTCTTCGGAATCTGTCGTTTGATCCGAGTCGGTGACATTTTGCTTCTGAGATTGTTGTTTTATAGCTGCCAACTTGTGCGACGCTACGGCTACCAAATTGTTTCCTTCGTTGATTTGTTGTCCATGATTTAACTGAAAATAATCAAAGACAGAATAATAGACAGTAGACATTTAATTTCATAAAGTGCCACAAGCATAGCATGTCATTTGCAATGATATAGTGTGCCAATAAAATTGCCATTGAtgttaaatttatatgaaaatatggcGTTTATAATgaccagagatcggacaaatttgcgtcattgctcgcaataatgtggacatgactcaaaaattaatcaaatatgtaatcatttaattaatttcttacttaacttaaattttaattcctagtcaataaatacaaaagtttgttaaagtatagatttattaaagaaaataatcagtattttttccaaattttctgcagtcagtctatttctttttacatcaaaaatatatttaagtgctgaaaaactccgctcgcactccactgatgataatggggcaaacttaagtagttttataggaatattattattccagtataattcagagtttattttctgttctaagttgggggcgataacctcaaaatcgggataaactaaacaaagaacagaaaataaactctgaattatactggaataataatattcctataaaactacttaagtttgccccattaacatcagtggagtgcgagcggagtttttcagcacttaagtatatttttgatgtaaaaagaaatagactgactgcagaaaatttggaaaaaatactgattattttctttaataaatctatactttaacaatcttttgtatttattgactagaaattaaaatttaagtcaagtaagaaattaattaaatgattacatctttgattaattttggagtcatgtccacattattgcgagcaatgacgcaaatttgtctgATCTCTGATAATGACACTTCCTCACTATGTTCTATCCAAGTCAGTGCAAAGTTGGCTtagatgaagttaagtactcgTATATTCTGTgaacaaattataataaagttCAAGTTCCACTTAGGTCAGCCGTACAAGTATACGTCAGGAATGCCTAACTGCCTCTCAACACGAACtgagtaaattagatttttgtaTTGTAGATACGAAATCTATACGTAAGCCATTGCGTCCTATATATTCACGAATGTATTGTGGACGTCTATCGGTAGCATAGTTGCAATACTTGCAATGAAGGGACCCACCTGGAGCTGCATGGCGAGCAGCGCGGCGAGCAGGCGGAGCGGCGCCATGGCTGCGGACTGCCGGGTGCAGGCGCCGCTGATACTTTATATGCGCTTGCGTCGCTTACCTATCGCAGCTGCACATCTGACACAACCTCACATCATTCTTTATCATCTCCTCTGCTCTGATTATATCTTTCCGTCACGTTTCAAATCGACAAGGAattgatgtaataattatgaaatCGCTTCTAATTAACATAATGCAAGAATCGTGTGGCAATATATTTATCAACCCAATAACAGAATCCAAAAAAAGAAAGTGAAAgaaatgttttattcataaatgaGTTACCGTTGACATGCATGAatgtttaagtatgtatgtttaacttattattattatatgtgtattgtgtgtattaataatatttaaatttcctCGGTGTCAAAATGGTATACCTTAAAACCGCTTTCTTCACCAGTGCTCCGCTTTGCTCTACCTAACTACTAACGTTAAGCCCTgatataaaacaaaaagaaataaaaatctcTACACAGTATTGCGTTTGAGCTACATCAGCttgatttatacatataattcttTTTTATGTAGTAAGTAGTTTAACAAATGAAATAAGTAACAAGGAAGCCAACAGGGCTGTTTACTATAAAAATGAATGCgtaaaaattcaaatatggcAGCTAGGATTCATGTTCATGATCGTCTTTCGTCGCAATCGCAAGTGTTGATATTAATGACTTGTGTGGCCTGACTAGACGAGGGGGACGTGCCGCTGCCCCCGTGCCCCCTTTGCTCCCCGCGCCATCGGTGGCGCTTGACGCTTGGCGCGGTGACGCTTCAGCCTCGCTACTAGATTTGCTGCCGCTGGACCTGACATCggattcttcttctttgtcacAGTCGTAGCTAAACACCTTAGATGCAATAATTGTACTATGTGTCGGTATAGGTATAGGATAAGGTACTGGGTTGTAGGTGTTCTCGACGCGGCAGCAGTTGTAGCCCCTTGTTCCTGGTGGTGGGAACTAGGATGGTCAGCAGCAGACCGAGATCATCGTCGTCGTGGCGCGCACAGTTCTCCACCGGCACGCTCGCGAAAGTGGGCACACGGATGGTGCCGACTCTGCTACCTGTAATAAGATAATTAACCAAAACCGTACTTAAAATCTTCTGCATTAAATAACATTACAACCACAAAGTTGCCTTCATATTAAATATCGTTTCCGCTACCATTGTGCAGATATGAACaggtataaatttcattttaaaggGGATATATTTACTATACAGTTTAGTAAAATCTGTAGGTCTCATCTATACATAATTAATCAATAGTTATAGTTAACTGTAGATTAATAAGCAATATAATGACATAAACAAGTGTGAATATGAGTTTTTATATTGCTTCTCGGTTACACCATTTTGATAATTTTCTTCTACTTATCTAATCACCTGAGGTGTGTAGACTTTCCTGGTGTTCGTTCTCTTGTATTTGCTCTAATCAACAAACACATTAAGAACATAATTATTCCTTTGATGTACATTTATTCAATGATGTCCGTAGGAAAGACGCATACCTTAACCCATACCTACTAAAAAAGTTTTAGCCCcgactagttttttttaaaattccaTTCAATCAATAATATAAGTCCAAAGACACGAAAAATATTTGAAGGCGAGTATTCATTTCAGTCACTtagttaaatacatttttttgcaTCCACGTATTTTATAATAGGCACCTCACCTATAATAGGCATAACAATTAACAATTCTTTGATAGAATTTCTAAATAATACAATTCTGTAGAAGTTTAGTATTCCATGTAGGTATGGGTAACGAGTTTGCTTTTCTTGCGAGGAAAGCCTCGTGAGCTAAAAAAATCAGTAAAGTTGACATTGAGCAATAGCTTAAACCAAATTATtgctatagtatttttcaaactcgatggacTTGTTGCTTGTTGCATTTAATAGACAATTGTATGTGGGTTAGATCacataaaaatgttaaattatttaccaatagatacctacttaatttattCTCCTTTGCTATTCAAAATCTACCTCACCTCACCTGTACGCCGACGATCTGCAACTTTATACCCAAGCAAGCCCAAGTACCTTAGATCAAGCAATccagaaaataaataatgacctAGAAAGCATATCTGCGTGGCCTCGCAACTTTGGGATTTCTGCCAACCCCAACAAGTGTCAGGCCATTATACTGGGTATCCCACGTTTGCTGTCTTTACTTGACATCATGCTCTTAGATCCGattaaattctaaaataatGAAGTTCCGTTTCAGTCTGACGTGAAAAACCTTGGACTGATTGTTGACTGTGGTTTGACTTGGACCTCCCAGATGTCTGACGTTAGTCGCAAAGTGACCAACATTTCGAGATCTCTCTATAAGTTCAAGTACTTTCTCCCAGTTAGCACAAAAACTGTCCTTATTCAGACATTGGTGTTGCCTGTGATTGATTATGCAGATGTGTGTTACTGTAATATTAGCCAGGACTTACTCAACAAACTAGACAGGCTACTAGTTGTATTAGGTTTATATTTGGGCTGTGTAAATTCGATCATGTATCGGCCTTCTGCCGCAAATTGAACTGGCTTCCCATCCGTGAACGCAGGTCTCTAAGAATTTTTTGCACCCTTTATTCTATATTATTTGATCCAGCTGCTCCAGAGTATCTTTAgtctaaatttaattttgtagcaCCACGTCCCGGTTGTGAGTTGCGTTCCCCATCATCTTCAGACAATTCGCCTTTGGAATGATCTCCCTCTTCCCTTAAGGCAAGCACAGagcaaattttcttttaaataccaGTTTCGTAAGCACCTCTCCTACACGCTCAAAGTTAATAAATGATCCGCATGTTACTTGTATACTTGGGTacataatacttaatatatatttatttgtatatatgtatgtatgttgtgtatatatgtaggtatattttgctattatttttatatgtgtagtgtaagtgtataaataacatattgttgtattgtttagaataacttgatttgtgtttcatattccctctcgttgtgtacaatcctgcatgtttctgtttgacccaatggttgactggtagaggaTGCCGAAGGCTTTAAGTCCGCcgtttgtacaattttatatcgtgcaataaagtttaaataaataaataaaatctactacTGGTAACTAATAAAGGTAGTATAATTAACCTATTCTAGACTACACTAGCTGTCTACTCATTACACCAATATTTGTAGTGTGATCACTTGTCACACATGTTGCCcccaatttaaaattatttcagacAATCAATGCAAGCGTAAAGCGCATTTAGACGATTCAAAAAGTTGCATCtaatattcgatacattgctcactacagagtacaatgaattcagtcgatGTCGATTGATCAAATTCCGCAATGAACGAAAATCACAAGCTTTTTCTTGAATCGCCTAAATGGGGCTTATACAAAATCTGTTACCCccatgtttaaataataattttactgtTGTAACCGCAACTTTTTAAATATCATTATAAGTAAGTGCcatagtaaattattattatatcaacTTTATCTACTCACCAATATACCCGAATTGTcacgaaaaataataaagtatgtaAATCTATACAATAGTGCAGTTGATGGTAACGATGTCAACAAATAAGCTTACGCTTGGGGGATATTCTGGGAGTCACGCCAGTAATAACGGAAGCACATTTCCGAGAGGAAACACTGCCTTTTGTGTCTCTTTATGAGTTCGGAGTACACTGAGAGCGCACGGAGACAGATTACTTGTCCTTTAAAATGTCGTTAAGGGAATGACTCGTCATAAATCGACATGTAGTGAGTAGATAATAAAGTACTTAGgacatattatttacttaacgtGTTAATGATTTCAGAAATCTatgaaaacaataattttacccCCTTCTTCATTCAAATATCTACCTTATTCCTACTGTAGTTCTAAGTGCTGAAATTGTACACAAAATAGTCCGGCCAATTTAACTTTGACACAGAACGGGAGCCAATGCCGATAGTCCTGAGGGAAGGCAAATGCCACGCAAACTTAGCTTAGTCTAACTGTATCTTTGCATCATCGTTTCTAAGTGGCATGAGTGTTCGTTTAGTTTAGTGTAACATATCAGTAGTCGGCTGGAAGCCTTAGTGTATGCGGTGAGATGAAAAGGCCGAGGCCAGCTAATTCGCGACTCGGTCGGCTGTCTCGCGACAACTGGCTCCTACAGAGCCTGTGTTACGTAATAGATTGGGCTTGAGAGGGTTTGTTCCGGCTAACTGTGGTTATAAGCGATACTCTTCGTCATTTACAACTGCCCATCCTTCCTAACAAAACCTTAGATTGGTTTGAAACCAAAGTCTAAGAATTGATCCATGCTGGAACCAATTCCATTATAATTACGAAAGCAACTTGCATCTCATCTCACAAGCCAGTACGAAAACCAAGACCGTGTAGGGATTAGTTCGATTCTTATACAAGTTAGGTTCAAGTTCCAACgatcattggtacgagccaggttTTGGACCCACGACCTTTACTTTGAAAGTCGACCCACTGTCACAGCTGGATTACGAGACCAATATTGACCGCCACTACCGACGCTCCATATATTCGTAACTATTCGTTTCAATGCCACGGTTATTATATGGCGTAGTGGCCACTAATCCAGTTGggtaaatacaataaatgtatCGACTCTGAAAGTTAAATGAAATAGACACAATTTGAAGTTCGGTCGTCGCAGGCTTTAAGTGGTGACGAAACACGACGAGCACATAACGTTGAGTAAGTCCCGACTATCTGTAATCTCATCTAATTGCTCAATGGGCGGCAACAGTGATAAGCGCACGAGTGTTGATAAAaggtcacgttctaacaagtatgtaagtgcgaaagtgataggcatagtgacaggtgataaaagtGCAACCATTCTGCCACCGCAGTACTAACTTTCAATTATGACGCCGGGAAAAGTTTAACTCCAATTATGACGTCGGGAAATTATTCAGTAGGATAAAAGCGTACATCATTACAAGAATCATCCATGAAAGTTACTAAACTGACTTATTAAAGTTCACTGAGGTAACAACAGTTTAGGTAttgattttattgattattttatggttaattggtacagtcaaagaatttaatttgtgacccatttcgtaccttgtcacagtgacaatagtatgagatCTCTAGCGAGTTGCAtgttgtcactgtgacaaggtacgaaatggtactgaaattaaattctttgaccgTACTATCACTCATTAAAACTATTCAGGTGACATGTGAGACAAGACCAGCATTTCGAAATCTGCCAAATACTACCACTAAGGGA
Proteins encoded in this window:
- the LOC133519651 gene encoding uncharacterized protein LOC133519651, with amino-acid sequence MAPLRLLAALLAMQLQLNHGQQINEGNNLVAVASHKLAAIKQQSQKQNVTDSDQTTDSEDNLEVTTDKDLDQINLNISAIYPGSGTITSITFMRNPAYDGPLPTFSIINSENTSDPIVGTLSHDTALFNLTNASPNSDLSYTAVSQVASQQTDDNVGFIAKSPLFIRFAPRCSSAVSSQSPYVFNALPPQSSSTTLQPSAPPMQQAPQILSSAQLQPSSVQNPTNMRLRFIPAPAAVQGTGPVKSTVSVSPQVPIQNTIPMQNSVPMQTAVPMQSTLPIQNAIPIQSTVPIHSAIPIQRTVSNAPIQNPIANIVQNPNLGLLLTHILSQNPVKQDYPSPTNNRYMTKDQKPAKQTTVKTLLPLLVQLLTEKNKNCCECKNNNEISHTYSRYKPGFKKKLDTFESDFGRSDVNHYHRVKQNKRIRKPYHDTLEEEDYSDETSDYTAEEYDDED